The following coding sequences are from one Lolium rigidum isolate FL_2022 chromosome 6, APGP_CSIRO_Lrig_0.1, whole genome shotgun sequence window:
- the LOC124662324 gene encoding germin-like protein 1-3, whose protein sequence is MTGLPAVLLAACAALLALASPLLAGDPDMLQDFCVAHYKSLEGPLRLNGFPCKRPENVTANDFFSDVLSRPGNTSNPVGSAVKMANVEKVSGLNTLGVSMSRVDYAPWGLNPPHTHPRATEIIYVLEGSLDVAFVTTGGNLYARTVCKGGLFVFPRGLVHYQKNTGGAPAVAISAFNSQLPGTQSLAMALFGASPPVPTDVLVRALQIDGGVVEAIKSKFAPMN, encoded by the exons ATGACCGGGCTCCCCGCTGTCCTTCTCGCCGCCTGCGCAGCCCTCCTGGCCCTCGCCTCGCCATTGCTCGCTGGCGACCCCGACATGCTCCAGGACTTCTGCGTCGCCCACTACAAGTCCCTCGAAGGCC CACTCCGTCTAAACGGCTTCCCTTGCAAGAGGCCAGAGAACGTGACGGCAAACGACTTCTTCTCCGACGTGCTGTCCCGCCCGGGCAACACCAGCAACCCGGTCGGCTCTGCGGTGAAGATGGCGAACGTGGAGAAGGTCTCCGGGCTCAATACCCTGGGTGTCTCCATGTCCCGGGTCGATTACGCTCCGTGGGGCTTGAACCCACCGCACACCCACCCGCGCGCCACCGAGATCATCTACGTGCTCGAGGGCTCCCTTGACGTCGCCTTCGTTACCACCGGCGGCAACCTGTACGCTCGCACGGTCTGCAAGGGCGGGCTCTTCGTCTTCCCCCGTGGCCTCGTCCATTACCAGAAGAACACAGGCGGTGCACCGGCCGTGGCCATCTCGGCATTCAACAGCCAGCTTCCCGGCACGCAGTCCCTCGCCATGGCACTGTTCGGGGCGTCGCCGCCGGTGCCCACGGACGTGCTGGTTAGGGCGCTCCAGATCGACGGTGGCGTGGTGGAGGCCATCAAGTCCAAGTTCGCGCCTATGAACTAG